A genomic region of Bacillus sp. 2205SS5-2 contains the following coding sequences:
- a CDS encoding PadR family transcriptional regulator yields the protein MKHTGRHTGAFLLLFLAEEDCYGGKLLRKCEEELPFNPIDSAIIYRTLKKLEREGAVESYLDTTNRDKPIRMYKITVEGKRNLEDFQTDIEEKLQNLSFFLRKYTEVKKESDND from the coding sequence ATGAAACACACAGGCCGACACACAGGCGCATTTCTTTTGTTATTTCTAGCTGAAGAAGATTGTTATGGAGGTAAACTTCTTCGGAAATGTGAGGAAGAGCTTCCTTTCAATCCGATTGATAGTGCGATAATATATCGCACACTGAAAAAGTTAGAGAGAGAAGGTGCTGTTGAGTCTTATTTGGATACAACCAATAGAGACAAACCGATTAGGATGTACAAGATTACTGTAGAAGGAAAAAGAAATTTAGAAGATTTCCAAACAGATATTGAAGAGAAACTACAAAATTTATCATTTTTCCTTAGGAAATATACTGAAGTGAAAAAGGAGTCGGATAATGATTAA